From Chryseotalea sp. WA131a:
GATTCAAACCACTAAAGGCTTCTTGCACAAACATTTTCGCCACGCGCTTGGGTGTGCCTTTCAAACTATCGTCTGTTAAGTCCAATCCCAGCACGGTCATGATTTCACGAAAGTGGGTTTCTATCTTTTGAATTTTCTCTTCATCTGTTAAATCAAAAGCATCTGGCCGCAAAGGGGTATCGTGCGATGAGACCGGGTGCTCATAGTCATCGTCATGCAGGATATTCAACGAAATTTCTTTCGGTCTCATAGAGTTTTATTTTTAGTTCGTAACGATTATCAATCAATTGCCTCAGTATACGCCAAATCACTACTGCAATGTTTTCGGCAGTTGGGTTTAAGTTTTTAAAGTAGAGTGTATCTAAATTAAGGTTTTTGTGGTCAAAATGTTTTAGAATATTTTCCCTTATCAAATCGCTGAGCACTTTTAGGTCATATACATATCCAGTTTCAGGGTCAGATTCACCAATTAAGGTAACAATCAATTCGTAATTATGACCGTGATAATTAGGATTGTTACATTTCCCAAAAACGGCC
This genomic window contains:
- a CDS encoding 6-carboxytetrahydropterin synthase codes for the protein MRISVSRKEHFNAAHRLFNAEWTFEKNEAVFGKCNNPNYHGHNYELIVTLIGESDPETGYVYDLKVLSDLIRENILKHFDHKNLNLDTLYFKNLNPTAENIAVVIWRILRQLIDNRYELKIKLYETERNFVEYPA